TGCCAACACCCAGATTGCCGTCGTCAACGCCGAGGCGGCCGGCATCGCCGCCCGGTTGACGGCCACCGCCGAAGCGCCGACCGTGTCCGCCCAGCAGACCGAGCACGCCCTGCGCGTCGCTCAAACCGAGCAGGCGATGGCGCTGGCTAAAGATAACGCCACCAGCACTGCCTCTGCCGCCCAGACTGGCACGATAGTCGCCTTTGCGGGTCTGACGGCCACAGTTGCGGCCAACCAGACCGAGACGAGGGTGGCCAACATGAACGCGACCGGAACGGCCATTCCTTTGCAGACGGCGCAGGCTCGCCAGGAGCAACGAGCCGAGATGGCTTTGCAGGCGGACACTGCCACCAACGTTCTCAAGACCTGGGCGCCGTGGGTCATCGGCCTGGCGGTGCTGGTGGTGATCGGCATCGCGATCTGGAAGTTGCTGCCGGTGCTTGAACTGCGCCTGCGAACGATTCGGCGCGGGCCGTACGATGCGCCCCTCATCCTGCTCGACCCCGGCCACCGGACGACGGTGATTGACCCCGACCGCAGTTTCGGACCGGCCCTGCTCTCCGGGCCGAACGGGGTGCAGGTGTCGGGCCTCGCCGCCGACCCAGGGTTGCAAGACCGGGTCACGGCGCGCGACCAGGCGGTGGATCTGGCCCGTGCCCTGCCACCAGGCCAGCGGCGAACTTTTCAGCAATTGGCGGCAACCACCCACCAGCCGCCGGCGCAACCCGTCGAGGGTGAGGTGCTGGAGGCCGACATCGTCGTCCTGCCGCCCGATCATCCGAACGTGCAACCGATTGTGCAAGAAGCCGAAGCGAAACTCTTGACCCAGGGAGGCCAATGATGACAGCCACGATCACCTTACCCGCCAGCAAATATCTGCCCGCCGCCCGCATTGCCGCCGCCGCGGTGCGGACGGTCTTCGGCCAGCGCGATCTTGAACTGGCCGCCATCCGCCAGTACATCCTCACCGAGAACGGCGCACGGGCCTGGCTCATCGTCGCCCTCGACCCGCACCACATTGGCCGTATCGAGCGCTACACCGACGGCGAGGTTCTGCACCACATCAGCACAACGCTGAGGGGCAAGCCCGTTCTGCTCTCCAACTCCACTGGACTGCGCTACGTGGTTTTGCTCTCGGATGCGCCAACTCTGCCGAGTGAAGTCGAATATCCCGGCCACGATTGCTCTTCCTCGCAATCGCGCGGCCTTCTGCAGTTGGGCGTCAACATCGCCGGGCCGGTCACGATGTCGTGGAAGGAGTTGGGCCATGTGCTGGTAGCCGGCATGACAGGCTTCGGCAAGTCCAACTTCCTGCGCCTGCTCGTCGAGCAAGGGGCGGCGGAAGGATTCAAGTTGGCCCTGGCCGATCCCGATGGCCGCACGTTCCCGTACTTTGCCGGTCACCCGACACTGCTTGCGCCGCTCGGCGCGACTCTGGATGGGTGCGTGACGGTGCTGAAGAAGGCTGAAGAAGAAATCACACGGCGGGCGGCTTTGTTTCGCAACTCGTCGCACAATCCCGACGACATCAACGCTTACAACGCAACGATGCCTGAGAGCGAACGACTCGTGCGGTTGCTGGTCGTGGTGGACGAGTTCAACGGGTTGGTGCAGGCGACGGGAGGCCTCAAAGGGTCGGTGGCCCAGGCCGCCACCCAGATTGCCTGGCGCGGACGCAAGTTCGGGGTGACGCTGGTGCTGGCTGGGCAGACATTTGAGAAAGACATCGTCGGGCCCGTGCGCGATCAACTGGCGACCCGGATCTGCTTTCGGGTGGCCACGCCGTCAGTGTCGCGCATCGTTATCGGCCAGCATGGCGCAGAGCGATTGAGCCTGTCGGGCCGGGCGCTGTCTACCTTTGGCGCAATGCAGGTCTACCGCGCAAGCAAGCCCCAAGCTGCGCCGCCCAACGACGGCCTGACGGTTCAGGAGCGAAGACTGGCGGCGCAGTTGATCGCCGAACACAAGGGGCGGGTGACGTTTGAGGCGCTGTCCAAACTTGGCATCCCCCGCCGGCCCGCCGAACGCCTGCGCGCCGACTGGGAGAGTCGCGGCCTGGCCGTGCGTCGCGCCGAGCAGGACAACGCCCTATGCGTGGCTCCCAGCGTCGTCCGGGCCGTGCAAGCCGGTCAGACCGGGCAAGCCGCGCAAACCGCCGAATAAGTGATCAGGCCGACGAGAGTGAGTGTACAAACCGCGAGCAAACCGAAGGAAGGTTGAAGATGAACAGTTACTGCATTGCCTACACCACAGAAGGCCAGGTGTGCCGCCAGCCAGCCGACTATCTCGACGTACGCCGGGGTGGGATGGTGTGCGATGAGCATCGCCCGGCCGACTTGATTCTCAAGAACAAGTATGGCCGCTACGAGTTCGACGGGCATGAATTGACCAGCGGCACGCCGCTTGAAGTTCTGCGCGGCGACCGCTGGGAACAGGGTTGCGTTGAATTCGACTGGGATCGCGAAGACTATGTCATTCTGCTGGCGTTAGGCGGAACGATGACGATGCGGCCCGACCTGTCCGTGCGGTTGCAATGCGAGGAAGTGCTGGAGAGGAGGTAAGCCGCCGAAGATTTCTATTCGACAAACTCAATCCATTTATCCATGAGGCAATGATGAAAGGGTTCTGGAACCGTCACATGTAATCGTTCGGAGATATGCCTATGACAACTGAAAACAAAACCGCCGGTTGCAGCCCGGCGGTCAAAGGGGAAGACTTCCTGGGAAGGGCGTCTTCTGTTGGTCATTATACTACCACAAAACAAAGGTCGAGTCCGCAGAAACTTTTCAAGGACTTTCGTCCGGTCGACGGGCCGCGCTACCTCCTCGGGAGGCGGGCATGACTGACCCATTCACCGCAGGCGATCTCGACGCCCCTATCCAAATCCATGCCGGCAACCCCGTCATCGACGGCGGTATTGCCGCCATCCCCAAAATGCTGTTGCGCTTCGCCCGTTTCATTGACTGCGGCGAAGGCCAACTCTTGAATGACCGACAGGTGCTGCTGATCACCATGGTGATCGGCCTGCATGAAGATCACAACTTGCGCCTGAGCAATCTGCCGATGACGGCGACTCTGCGAACACTCGAAGACGATCTCGGATTCTTTCGCAAAGTCGGGCTGGTGTTCACCACCCGCGACTATTACCCGCCCGTCAATAGCCGCCCGCCACGAATGCGGTCACAGATTTGGGACATCCGCTCGTTGATGCTCAATCTGGATGCGATCCAACGGCTGTGGCTCAACCGGCAAACCCAAAAGGTGGCCGAGTGGCATTCCGGCGGCGAGCGCGGCCTGAGACCCGTCTACGAGTTCCCAGCCGGCTTTAGGCATAAAGTGGTAGTGCCACTGCCGGTGTTGGAAGACATCGCCGCCGATCCTCGGAGTTTTTATCCAGTGCCCGATAAGTGGTTGAGATTGATCCGGGCAACGTTTACACCGGAACAAATCGCGACATTCAAGCGCACTCACCACTCCCTGCCTACCTACGCTAAAACTGCCAGTAGGCCTACCAGCGGTGGAACCGCCAGTT
This Chloroflexota bacterium DNA region includes the following protein-coding sequences:
- a CDS encoding DUF5348 domain-containing protein; its protein translation is MNSYCIAYTTEGQVCRQPADYLDVRRGGMVCDEHRPADLILKNKYGRYEFDGHELTSGTPLEVLRGDRWEQGCVEFDWDREDYVILLALGGTMTMRPDLSVRLQCEEVLERR